Proteins from a genomic interval of Clostridium scatologenes:
- a CDS encoding AAA family ATPase: protein MISKYSISNFKIHKSGYIFNLDGLTILTGTNNSGKSSLTQSLRLLSKINRYSFSYTKLPFEQILELGDFKKTLNKEVSRRESIKYKLSLKIENLKFCNIELEFDSVYNYKLNFVDMTDAAILKRIDIYFKNSSDLVKNYEFVINTDNSNPITYDLNEIILNDKEEKRILLQKGILVKGLYPNFIPQFSQQGFKELLTINEHLGNINENSIKYIPALRNNGNTADILDNFKENIIFDNETRLLDAFYIWTNKILNSEFKLKIEENKRKIVALENNIEFDLLQIGFGNTQILPILITILTAKKGDLVIIENPEVHLHPKWKTNLVELFYYAAKFGVNILIETQSLEIVNRIRLFVKNDNTLKDKTSLYFFENHSLKSAIQKIEIEDTGSLDLWPDDFVDKVTIEDNFGLL, encoded by the coding sequence ATGATTAGTAAATATTCAATTAGTAACTTTAAAATTCATAAATCAGGGTACATATTTAACTTAGATGGATTAACAATTTTAACGGGAACTAATAATTCAGGAAAATCATCATTAACTCAAAGTTTAAGGCTTCTTTCGAAAATAAATAGGTACTCATTTAGTTATACAAAATTGCCATTTGAACAAATATTAGAACTAGGTGATTTTAAGAAAACTTTAAATAAAGAAGTAAGCAGGAGAGAAAGCATAAAATATAAGTTATCCCTTAAAATAGAAAATCTAAAGTTTTGTAATATCGAACTAGAATTTGATTCTGTATACAACTATAAATTAAATTTTGTTGATATGACAGATGCAGCAATATTGAAAAGGATAGATATTTATTTTAAAAACAGTAGTGATCTTGTAAAAAATTATGAATTTGTTATAAATACAGATAATAGTAATCCGATAACTTATGATTTAAATGAAATTATTTTAAATGATAAAGAAGAAAAAAGAATTTTGCTGCAAAAAGGAATTTTGGTTAAAGGGTTATATCCAAATTTTATACCACAATTCTCACAACAAGGGTTTAAGGAGTTATTAACTATAAATGAACATTTAGGAAATATAAATGAAAATTCAATAAAGTATATACCTGCATTAAGAAATAATGGAAATACAGCTGATATTCTGGATAACTTTAAAGAAAATATAATTTTTGATAATGAAACAAGACTATTAGATGCATTTTATATTTGGACAAATAAAATATTAAATTCAGAGTTCAAATTAAAAATAGAGGAAAATAAGCGAAAAATTGTTGCTTTAGAAAATAACATAGAGTTTGATCTTTTACAAATAGGATTTGGAAATACTCAAATATTACCTATTTTAATAACTATTTTAACTGCTAAAAAGGGAGATCTAGTTATAATTGAAAATCCAGAAGTTCATCTACATCCAAAATGGAAGACTAATTTAGTTGAATTGTTTTATTATGCTGCTAAATTTGGAGTTAACATATTGATTGAAACTCAAAGTTTAGAAATTGTTAATAGGATAAGATTATTTGTTAAAAATGATAATACATTAAAAGATAAGACATCGCTTTATTTCTTTGAAAATCATAGTTTAAAATCTGCCATACAAAAAATAGAAATAGAGGATACAGGAAGTTTAGATCTATGGCCAGATGATTTTGTAGATAAAGTAACCATAGAGGATAACTTTGGACTACTATAA
- a CDS encoding DUF262 domain-containing protein has translation MNENLKPQNINIAQLTFSIFETVRKVERGDIQLEAEFQRNFKWLPDKKSKLIESIILDIPIQAIYLSEDDDYKYEIIDGQQRIRTIVEFVNNKFKLQNTVLFKENKLFKDLEPSIQRKIEDFQLVIFVVKKDNNPDIKFEIFERINTGAVRLNSQELRNCIYRNKGIPFIKQLVKESDYRKLIKDKKVNINSMQDQELVLRFMSFYYRGIKSYGGNLKKFLNETLDNYDDYRHRESEFKNMFLNTVNSIYNVFGKDAFVIKNKNKKGKLNVALFEILMISFSKYDSDCIEKNKKCIKDKLEKLLIDNESFRDSIVGASTTIKTKAYERFEIWDNCMEKILGE, from the coding sequence ATGAATGAAAATTTAAAACCTCAAAATATAAATATAGCACAATTGACATTTTCAATTTTTGAAACAGTGAGAAAGGTTGAAAGAGGGGATATTCAATTAGAAGCTGAATTTCAAAGAAATTTTAAATGGCTGCCAGATAAAAAGTCTAAGCTCATAGAATCTATAATTTTAGATATTCCTATTCAGGCAATTTACTTGTCAGAGGATGACGACTATAAATATGAGATAATAGATGGTCAACAACGAATAAGGACTATAGTAGAATTTGTTAATAATAAGTTTAAATTGCAAAATACAGTGCTATTTAAGGAAAATAAATTATTTAAAGATTTAGAACCAAGCATTCAAAGAAAAATTGAGGATTTTCAACTTGTAATTTTTGTGGTTAAAAAGGATAATAATCCAGATATAAAGTTTGAAATTTTTGAAAGAATTAATACTGGTGCAGTTAGACTAAATTCCCAAGAATTGCGAAATTGTATTTATAGAAATAAAGGCATACCATTTATAAAACAGCTGGTTAAGGAAAGTGATTATAGAAAATTAATAAAGGATAAGAAAGTCAATATAAATTCAATGCAGGATCAAGAATTAGTATTGAGATTTATGTCGTTTTATTATAGAGGAATTAAGTCCTATGGAGGAAACTTAAAAAAATTTCTTAATGAGACTTTAGATAATTATGATGACTATAGACATAGAGAAAGTGAATTTAAAAATATGTTTTTAAATACAGTAAACAGTATATATAATGTTTTTGGAAAAGATGCATTTGTGATAAAGAACAAAAATAAAAAGGGCAAGCTAAATGTGGCGCTGTTTGAAATACTTATGATATCATTTTCAAAATATGATTCTGATTGTATAGAAAAAAATAAAAAGTGTATAAAGGACAAATTGGAGAAGCTTTTAATAGATAACGAATCTTTTAGAGACTCCATTGTGGGTGCATCAACTACTATAAAAACTAAAGCATATGAGAGATTTGAAATATGGGATAATTGCATGGAAAAGATTTTGGGGGAATAA
- a CDS encoding NUDIX hydrolase, giving the protein MNWIESIKKYIPYNEQEEKDKEVILKCIDKFDDVLTRKNEIAHFTSSAFVINKNKDKVLMVYHNIYDSWSWTGGHADGEDDFLSVAIREVKEETGVKKLKVLSSGIFSIDILTVLGHIKRGQYVSPHLHLSIAYLLEGDENEKLIVKEDENSAVKWIPIEEVIMHSSEPHMQKLYKKLISKLE; this is encoded by the coding sequence ATGAATTGGATTGAGTCTATAAAGAAATACATTCCTTATAATGAACAAGAAGAAAAGGATAAAGAAGTAATTTTAAAATGTATTGATAAATTTGATGATGTATTAACCAGAAAAAATGAAATTGCTCATTTCACCAGTTCAGCTTTTGTGATTAATAAAAATAAGGATAAAGTTTTAATGGTATATCATAATATATATGATTCATGGTCATGGACGGGTGGTCATGCAGATGGAGAAGACGATTTCTTATCTGTTGCAATTAGAGAAGTAAAAGAAGAAACTGGAGTGAAAAAACTTAAAGTATTGTCTTCAGGAATATTTTCTATAGACATATTAACAGTATTAGGGCATATAAAAAGAGGACAATATGTATCTCCTCATTTACATTTATCAATTGCTTATTTATTAGAAGGTGATGAAAATGAAAAACTTATTGTTAAAGAAGATGAAAATAGTGCTGTTAAATGGATTCCTATAGAAGAAGTGATTATGCACAGCAGTGAACCCCATATGCAGAAACTATATAAGAAATTAATATCAAAATTGGAATAA
- the mnmA gene encoding tRNA 2-thiouridine(34) synthase MnmA, with product MNKKVVIGMSGGVDSSVAAYLLKQQGYDVIGVTMQVWQEDEEYEAVEGGCCSLSAVEDARRVAYKLDIPFYVMNFKDIFKKNVIDYFIDEYMQGRTPNPCVACNKFIKFDALLKKAMELGADYVATGHYAVVEKHDNRYILKKSDDDKKDQTYALYNLTQFQLEHTLMPCGVYKKEKIREIAKEIGLLVHNKKDSEEICFIPDNDHGGYIKKQVPNKVKAGNFVDKEGNVLGRHKGIVYYTIGQRKGLGIAFGVPMYVTDINPLRNEVVLGSEKDIFKTELIAKDMNFVPFDSLQGTMEVQAKVRYSAKPSRAWITALDNGRVKVEFENKQRAITKGQSVVFYNDDLLVGGGVIDEIL from the coding sequence ATGAATAAAAAAGTTGTAATTGGTATGAGTGGTGGGGTAGATAGTTCTGTTGCAGCATATCTTTTAAAACAGCAGGGATATGATGTTATAGGAGTAACCATGCAGGTGTGGCAGGAAGATGAAGAATATGAAGCAGTAGAAGGAGGATGTTGTTCTTTAAGTGCTGTAGAAGATGCTAGAAGAGTAGCATACAAGTTAGACATACCTTTTTATGTTATGAATTTTAAAGATATATTTAAAAAGAATGTTATAGATTATTTTATTGATGAATATATGCAGGGAAGAACTCCTAATCCATGCGTAGCTTGTAATAAATTTATAAAGTTTGATGCATTGTTAAAGAAAGCTATGGAATTAGGTGCTGATTATGTAGCTACAGGTCACTATGCTGTAGTAGAAAAACATGATAATAGATATATTTTAAAAAAATCTGATGATGATAAAAAGGATCAAACTTATGCTTTATATAATCTCACTCAATTTCAATTAGAGCATACTCTTATGCCTTGTGGTGTTTATAAGAAGGAGAAAATAAGAGAAATAGCAAAAGAAATAGGGTTACTAGTTCATAATAAAAAAGATAGTGAAGAAATTTGCTTTATTCCAGATAATGATCATGGTGGATACATAAAAAAGCAAGTTCCAAACAAAGTTAAAGCAGGAAATTTTGTAGATAAGGAAGGAAATGTGTTAGGAAGACATAAAGGAATAGTTTACTATACAATAGGACAAAGAAAGGGACTTGGAATAGCTTTTGGTGTACCAATGTACGTAACAGATATAAACCCTTTAAGAAATGAAGTAGTATTAGGCAGCGAAAAGGATATATTTAAGACAGAATTGATTGCTAAAGATATGAACTTTGTACCTTTTGACAGCCTTCAAGGTACAATGGAAGTTCAAGCTAAAGTTAGATATTCTGCAAAACCTTCAAGAGCCTGGATAACTGCCTTAGATAATGGTAGAGTAAAAGTTGAATTTGAAAATAAACAGCGTGCTATAACTAAAGGTCAATCTGTTGTATTCTATAATGATGATTTATTAGTAGGTGGCGGAGTTATTGATGAAATATTATAA
- the nifS gene encoding cysteine desulfurase NifS, which yields MSREVYMDHAATTYIKEEVIEEMKPYLTDYFGNPSSIYKISRKTKMAIDESRMRIANAINANADEIYFTAGGSEADNWALKGTALANKYKGNHIITTSIEHHAILHSCEYLEKLGFEITYLPVNEFGIVDVEDIKKSITDKTILVSIMFANNEIGSIQPIEQIGEICRNKGIIFHTDGVQAVGSIPIDVKKMNIDLLSMASHKFYGPKGIGALYMRKGIKVDNLIHGGAQERAKRAGTENVMAIVGMGKAIELTHKNMKEERIRLSRLRDKMINELLNIPGTKLNGEEGEKRLPGNVNVSFELIDGDTLLMLLDSEGICASSGSACSAGALEPSHVLMAIGLNEDLAKGSLRLTLGYRTTEEDVEYAVNTIKKLVNKIRDNKKKWK from the coding sequence ATGTCTAGAGAAGTTTACATGGATCATGCAGCTACAACTTATATAAAAGAAGAAGTTATTGAAGAGATGAAACCCTATTTAACAGATTATTTTGGCAATCCTTCATCTATATATAAAATATCTAGAAAAACTAAAATGGCTATAGATGAAAGTAGAATGAGAATAGCTAATGCTATAAATGCTAATGCAGATGAAATATATTTTACTGCAGGAGGTTCTGAAGCTGATAACTGGGCTTTAAAAGGTACAGCTTTAGCAAATAAATATAAAGGAAATCATATAATAACTACATCTATTGAGCATCATGCAATACTCCACAGTTGTGAATATTTAGAAAAATTAGGCTTTGAAATTACTTACTTACCTGTAAACGAATTTGGGATAGTAGATGTGGAAGATATTAAAAAGTCTATTACAGATAAAACTATATTAGTATCTATAATGTTTGCTAATAATGAAATAGGCAGCATACAGCCTATAGAACAAATAGGAGAGATATGTAGAAATAAAGGAATTATTTTTCATACAGATGGAGTTCAAGCAGTGGGAAGCATACCTATAGATGTAAAAAAAATGAATATAGACTTACTTTCTATGGCTTCACACAAATTTTATGGACCAAAAGGTATAGGGGCGCTTTATATGAGAAAGGGCATAAAAGTAGATAATTTAATTCATGGTGGAGCACAGGAAAGAGCTAAAAGAGCTGGCACAGAAAATGTTATGGCTATCGTTGGTATGGGGAAAGCCATAGAATTGACACATAAAAATATGAAAGAAGAAAGAATAAGGTTGAGCCGTTTAAGAGATAAAATGATAAATGAACTTTTAAATATACCAGGAACTAAACTAAATGGAGAAGAAGGAGAAAAAAGGCTACCTGGAAATGTAAATGTAAGTTTTGAGTTAATAGATGGTGATACTTTGCTTATGCTTTTGGATAGTGAAGGTATATGTGCTTCTAGTGGAAGTGCTTGTTCAGCAGGTGCTTTAGAGCCATCACACGTTTTAATGGCCATAGGATTAAATGAGGACTTAGCTAAAGGTTCCTTAAGATTGACTTTAGGATATAGAACTACAGAAGAGGATGTAGAATATGCAGTAAATACAATAAAAAAATTAGTAAATAAAATTAGAGATAACAAGAAAAAGTGGAAGTAG
- a CDS encoding APC family permease, which translates to MGDKKKLGLWSIVLLGINAVIGSGIFLLPGKAMKLMGPGSIWVYVFDMILVMSMALCFAEVSGIFNKNGGPYVYAKEAFGNFIGFEVGIMKWAVGIIAWATMAVGFPTALAKVWPAAAQPSTKNIIAILILVVLGFINILGVNAAKYMNNIITIGKLVPLIFFVAVGIFFIKGGNFIPMFPEKVTSGTLGSAAILIFYAFTGFESIAVAAEDMENPQKNLPIAITITMVLVSLIYILTQTVAIGTLGAKLASSGTPVADSANVFLGGFGGMLVTAGTLVSIGGINIAASFITPRSGVALAEDGLLPAAVAKKNKAGTPYIAIIITVVLAIPMVLSGSFTQLASISVISRFAQYIPTCLSVLVFRRRKGMESTFKIPFGPVLPILSVIVSLWLLTQATQVQIMWGLGALIIGIPLYFIMKNSNKKVQDS; encoded by the coding sequence ATGGGAGACAAGAAAAAGTTAGGATTATGGAGTATAGTTTTATTAGGAATTAATGCAGTTATAGGTTCAGGTATATTTTTACTTCCAGGAAAAGCTATGAAACTTATGGGACCTGGTAGTATATGGGTATACGTTTTTGATATGATTTTAGTAATGTCCATGGCTTTATGTTTTGCTGAAGTTTCTGGTATATTTAACAAAAATGGTGGACCTTATGTTTATGCAAAGGAAGCTTTCGGTAATTTTATAGGATTTGAAGTAGGTATAATGAAATGGGCAGTAGGAATTATTGCTTGGGCTACTATGGCAGTTGGTTTTCCTACAGCTTTAGCTAAAGTTTGGCCAGCAGCAGCCCAGCCATCTACAAAAAATATTATAGCAATTTTAATTCTTGTAGTTTTAGGATTTATAAATATATTAGGTGTAAATGCTGCAAAATATATGAATAATATAATAACCATTGGAAAACTTGTTCCACTTATTTTCTTTGTAGCAGTGGGTATATTCTTTATAAAGGGTGGAAATTTCATTCCAATGTTTCCTGAAAAAGTAACAAGTGGAACTTTAGGTTCGGCAGCTATACTTATATTTTATGCTTTTACAGGCTTTGAATCCATAGCAGTTGCAGCTGAAGATATGGAAAATCCTCAAAAGAATCTTCCAATAGCAATTACTATAACTATGGTATTGGTTTCACTTATATACATATTGACTCAAACTGTAGCTATAGGGACTTTAGGAGCTAAGTTAGCTTCCAGTGGCACGCCAGTAGCTGATTCAGCTAATGTATTCTTAGGTGGATTTGGTGGAATGTTAGTAACAGCAGGAACGTTAGTATCTATAGGCGGTATTAATATAGCAGCTTCGTTTATAACTCCAAGATCTGGAGTGGCTTTAGCAGAAGATGGATTACTTCCAGCTGCTGTTGCAAAGAAAAATAAAGCAGGTACTCCTTACATTGCAATTATAATAACCGTAGTACTTGCAATACCTATGGTGCTTTCAGGAAGCTTTACACAGCTTGCTTCCATAAGCGTTATATCAAGATTTGCTCAGTATATTCCAACCTGTCTTTCTGTTTTAGTATTTAGAAGAAGAAAGGGAATGGAAAGTACCTTCAAGATTCCATTTGGACCAGTGCTTCCTATACTTTCAGTAATAGTAAGCTTATGGCTTTTAACTCAAGCAACTCAAGTTCAAATTATGTGGGGACTTGGAGCTTTAATAATAGGAATTCCATTATATTTTATAATGAAAAATAGTAATAAAAAAGTGCAAGATTCATAA
- a CDS encoding gamma-glutamyl-gamma-aminobutyrate hydrolase family protein: MKKPLIGIVGNLLIDQGGMFPGYERAYVNNDYVQSVAKVGGSPVILPLISDYEEVKVQIEAVDSIIISGGYDVNPLIYGEEPIQKQGFLCPERDEYDLMVIKAAMELNKPILGICRGLQVLNAALGGTMYQDLSQIEGCYIKHVQESRPEVAGHSVEVIKGTKLYDILGEKVTTNSFHHQAVKDLAPGFKIAAIAKDGVIEAIEKEEGFVIGIQWHPEMMARKDNEVMLNLFKKLVQLSSKEN, from the coding sequence ATGAAAAAACCACTTATAGGAATAGTAGGAAATTTATTAATTGATCAAGGAGGAATGTTTCCAGGATATGAGAGAGCTTATGTAAATAATGATTATGTACAATCAGTTGCAAAAGTAGGTGGATCACCTGTAATATTGCCACTAATTTCAGATTATGAAGAAGTAAAAGTACAAATAGAAGCTGTGGATTCTATAATAATATCTGGAGGATATGATGTTAATCCACTAATTTATGGAGAAGAACCTATACAAAAACAGGGATTTTTATGTCCCGAACGTGATGAATATGATCTTATGGTTATTAAAGCAGCTATGGAACTGAATAAACCTATATTAGGTATTTGCAGAGGATTACAAGTTTTAAATGCAGCTTTAGGCGGAACTATGTATCAAGATTTATCTCAAATAGAAGGCTGCTACATTAAACATGTACAAGAATCTAGACCAGAAGTAGCTGGACATAGTGTGGAAGTTATAAAAGGAACAAAGTTATATGATATTTTAGGAGAAAAAGTAACAACAAACAGTTTTCATCATCAAGCAGTAAAGGATTTAGCACCAGGCTTTAAAATAGCAGCTATAGCAAAAGATGGAGTTATAGAGGCAATAGAAAAAGAAGAAGGGTTTGTTATAGGTATTCAATGGCATCCGGAAATGATGGCTAGAAAAGACAATGAAGTTATGCTTAATTTATTTAAAAAATTAGTACAATTATCAAGTAAGGAGAACTAA